In Vicia villosa cultivar HV-30 ecotype Madison, WI unplaced genomic scaffold, Vvil1.0 ctg.000058F_1_1, whole genome shotgun sequence, one genomic interval encodes:
- the LOC131623216 gene encoding uncharacterized protein LOC131623216, giving the protein MANNVTATREATRRTHTYSFHREGLIQLGQLGGLITGHNKTVFTENYGNILTLLDSHVDEWEKPDLDNIANALYLSIGDVHGNWKKNGSTQGFYMSFLVERAQELANKKMWEAFNALLAVLIYGIVMFPNIHKFVDLAAICLFVEKNPVPTLLADTYYSIHSRYGKGGAIRNCLPLLYTWFKSHLPTSGPFVTSTQKWHQRIMGLTGDDIVWCPTGMDVEKVITSCGTFDNVPLIGTKGVINYNPKLALRQLGFALENKPLDKEIFESVCFEKGTDLKGLEKVRSAWNSIHTDDQTSLGEKNAVAKQAYTDWVEDRVKDRLLPFPKVNPLYKQPPKVPIAIMPAENCIPVNMESTQLHEKKTDVPPKHRPVDQKRVELTHETKVLKEGSLRVQKRARTEKGERDTTVTVEDHQKILKRAMKEAEEKLKREYREDLKAYKLKIERDARVEVKNLKKKLEEETTKRMAIETQLKGSHLHDNSRSFKQQISCIPSPLPFEPESESYEGPWLEI; this is encoded by the exons atggctaacaacgtgaccgctacCAGAGAAGCTACAAGGCGTACTCACACTTACAGTTTCCATCGCGAAGGCTTGATTCAGTTGGGGCAATTGGGTGGATTGATCACTGGTCATAATAAAACTGTGTTCACTGAGAATTATGGAAACATCTTGACTCTTTTGGACTCACACGTCGACGAATGGG AGAAACCTGATCTGGACAacattgccaacgctctttatttgagcataggaGATGTTCATGGAAATTGGAAAAAGAATGGTAGCACTCAGGGTTTCTATATGAGTTTCTTGGTTGAGAGGGCCCAAGAGTTGGCTAACAAAAAGATGTGGGAGGCCTTCAACGCCCTTCTGGCCGTTTTGATTTATGGGATCGTGATGTTCcctaacattcacaagttcgttgatctGGCTGCTATATGTCTTTTTGTGGAGAAGAATCCGGTCCCTACTTTGCTAGCCGATACGTACTATTCTATTCACTCTCGATATGGGAAAGGAGGAGCCATAAGAAATTGTTTGCCGTTGTTGTACACCTGGTTTAAGTCCCACCTACCTACAAGTGGTCCTTTCGTTACTTCTACTCAGAAATGGcatcaaaggatcatggggcttactggAGATGACATTGTCTGGTGTCCTACTGGAATGGATGTGGAGAAAGTTATAACTAGCTGTGGTACTTTTGACAATGTTCCCCTCATAGGAACAAAAGGGgttatcaattataatcctaAGCTAGCGCTACGTCAATTGGGTTTTGCACTTGAAAacaagcctttggacaaagagatatttgaatccgtttgctttgagAAGGGGACCGATCTAAAAGGTCTAGAAAAGGTGAGGAGTGCCTGGAATAGCATCCATACAGATGATCAGACTTCTCTAGGGGAAAAGAATGCCGTTGCCAAACAAGCCTACACGGATTGGGTTGAGGATAGAGTTAAAGATCGTCTGTTGCCGTTCCCGAAGGTTAATCCATTGTACAAGCAACCACCTAAGGTTCCAATTGCCATTATGCCTGCTGAGAATTGCATCCCAGTAAATATGGAAAGCACCCAATTGCACGAAAAGAAGACGGATGTGCCACCGAAACATCGTCCTGTGGACCAGAAAAGGGTTGAGTTGACACATGAGACCAAGGTGCTGAAGGAAGGATCTTTgagagttcaaaagagggctagaacCGAAAAAGGTGAAAGAGATACTACTGTTACTGTCGAAGATCACCAGAAGATCCTAAAAAGGGCCATGAAAGAGGCAGAGGAGAAACTCAAGCGAGAGTACCGAGAAGACTTGAAAGCTTATAAGCTCAAGATAGAAAGGGATGCTAGAGTTGAAGtaaagaatctgaaaaagaaactggaagaagagaccactaAAAGAATGGCAATCGAGACccaactgaaaggaagtcacctcc ATGACAACTCAAGATCCTTCAAACAGCAAATCTCATGTATTCCATCCCCTCTTCCATTTGAGCCAGAAAGTGAGTCATATGAAGGACCATGGCTTGAGATATGA